The genomic segment AAACATCAAAAAAATGGCCTTGCTCCTCTCGAAGAGAGGAAAAGGCTTTGTGATCCGCCTAATTTACCAAATCTAATTTCCTTTATCTGTTTATTTCCCATAAACATGCAACCCCTGGCGCTTTTCTTGCGAAAAGAGCCAGGGGGTTTGTCATCAATCTCGGAGGGTGTAACCCTCCTTTCCCGCTTTATGTTTAAAACGCGCGATCCCTACGAGCATTTATTGTTTCGGTTGCACCTTGATCTCCACCCGTCTGTTCTTTTGTCGGTTTTTCTCCGTGTCGTTAGGGGCGACCGGTTGGCTCTCTCCCAATCCTACGGCGGTTAAAATATCGGGAGACACCCCGTAACGATCGACCAGTGCCTTTCGTACCGCTTCGGCACGATCCTTAGACAGTTTCATGTTGTAAGAGTCACTGCCCTTGGAATCCGTGTGCCCTTCGATCTTTACCTCGTATCCTTCCGAGTTGTTCAACGACTCGGCGATTTTCTCCAGAACCGGGTAGGCCTCCGACCGCAATTCGCTTGAGTCAAAATCAAAGAGCACCTTGTCCGGGATCCGAATGACGGTCTCATCTTTACTCGGCTGGAGAATCTTCACATCAGGTACAGGGGGTTTAGGCGGAATAAAGGGCTTTGGAATGGCCGGCTTGGGCTTCGGATTAAAGGGTTCGGGAATGGCCAGTCCGGGCTTCCCCTCTTTTGAATCCGATGATTCGGCACTCTCCTCTGTCTGCTTCGCCGGTTCCTGTTTGCCCTCATCTTCTTCCTTTTCTCCGGAACAACCAATCATCAGACTGGAAAAAAGGAACAGGACCGCCAATAATCGCGTCCATCTCACTCTGGGTCACTCCCTTGACTCCTTTTATTATAATCAACGGTATTTTAACAAAAGTTATTTCGGATTGATCGCCAATTTTT from the Planifilum fimeticola genome contains:
- a CDS encoding OmpA family protein, producing the protein MRWTRLLAVLFLFSSLMIGCSGEKEEDEGKQEPAKQTEESAESSDSKEGKPGLAIPEPFNPKPKPAIPKPFIPPKPPVPDVKILQPSKDETVIRIPDKVLFDFDSSELRSEAYPVLEKIAESLNNSEGYEVKIEGHTDSKGSDSYNMKLSKDRAEAVRKALVDRYGVSPDILTAVGLGESQPVAPNDTEKNRQKNRRVEIKVQPKQ